A DNA window from Caulobacter mirabilis contains the following coding sequences:
- a CDS encoding dihydrofolate reductase: MSLIPIALGPVAVARNGVIGRDNALPWRLKSDLAIFKQVTMAKPVIMGRKTWDSLPRKPLPGRLNVVLSKDGSFAPKGAVACEDFAEALEIAREQAAEDGAEEICVIGGVALFRLALPKARRMYLTEVDAEPQGDVYFPPFAEEDWKEVRREPYPAGEGDDHAFVFRVLERK; this comes from the coding sequence ATGAGCCTGATCCCCATCGCCCTCGGTCCTGTCGCCGTCGCCCGCAACGGCGTCATCGGGCGGGACAACGCCCTGCCCTGGCGGCTGAAGTCGGACCTGGCGATCTTCAAGCAGGTCACGATGGCCAAGCCCGTGATCATGGGCCGCAAGACCTGGGACAGCCTGCCGCGGAAGCCGCTGCCGGGCCGGCTGAACGTGGTGCTTTCGAAGGACGGCTCGTTCGCGCCCAAGGGCGCGGTGGCCTGCGAGGATTTCGCCGAGGCGCTGGAGATCGCCCGCGAACAGGCGGCCGAGGATGGCGCCGAGGAGATCTGCGTCATCGGCGGCGTGGCGCTGTTCAGGCTGGCCCTGCCGAAGGCCCGGCGCATGTATCTGACAGAAGTGGACGCCGAGCCACAGGGCGACGTCTATTTTCCGCCGTTCGCGGAAGAGGATTGGAAAGAGGTGCGGCGCGAGCCATATCCTGCGGGTGAAGGCGACGACCATGCCTTCGTCTTTCGCGTACTGGAGCGGAAATGA
- a CDS encoding thymidylate synthase: MTAIAPLFAAPPASDPQHPERQYLALLQDILRNGVQRGDRTGTGTLGVFGRQMRFDLAQGFPLLTTKKLHLKSIILELLWFLRGDTNVRWLQERGVSIWDEWADEGGELGPVYGRQWRSWAAPDGRVIDQITAVIESLKTNPNSRRHIVSAWNPADVDDMALPPCHCLFQFFVADGKLSCQLYQRSADVFLGVPFNIASYALLTLMMAQVTGLKPGEFVHTFGDAHLYLNHVDQAKEQLSREPYAFPEMTITPRGDLFSYEYEDFQLRDYQAHPSIKAPIAV; this comes from the coding sequence ATGACCGCCATCGCGCCGCTGTTCGCCGCCCCGCCGGCGAGCGATCCCCAGCATCCGGAACGCCAGTACCTGGCGCTCCTGCAGGACATCCTGCGCAATGGCGTCCAGCGCGGCGACCGCACCGGCACGGGCACCCTGGGCGTCTTCGGCCGTCAGATGCGCTTCGATCTGGCGCAGGGCTTTCCGCTGCTGACCACCAAGAAGCTGCACCTCAAGTCGATCATCCTCGAGCTGCTGTGGTTCCTGCGCGGCGACACCAACGTACGCTGGCTGCAGGAACGGGGCGTCAGCATCTGGGACGAATGGGCCGACGAGGGCGGCGAGCTCGGCCCGGTCTACGGCCGGCAATGGCGCTCCTGGGCCGCCCCGGACGGCCGGGTCATCGACCAGATCACGGCGGTGATCGAGAGCCTGAAGACCAATCCCAACAGCCGCCGTCACATCGTCAGCGCCTGGAATCCGGCCGACGTCGACGACATGGCCCTGCCGCCCTGCCACTGCCTGTTCCAGTTCTTCGTCGCGGACGGGAAGCTCAGCTGCCAGCTGTACCAGCGCAGCGCCGACGTCTTCCTCGGCGTGCCGTTCAACATCGCCAGCTACGCCCTGCTGACCCTGATGATGGCCCAGGTCACCGGCCTGAAACCGGGCGAGTTCGTCCATACCTTCGGCGACGCGCACCTGTACCTGAACCACGTCGACCAGGCGAAGGAGCAGCTCTCGCGCGAGCCGTACGCCTTCCCCGAGATGACCATCACGCCACGCGGCGACCTGTTCTCGTACGAGTACGAGGACTTCCAGCTGCGAGACTACCAAGCTCACCCGAGCATCAAGGCGCCGATCGCGGTGTAG
- a CDS encoding DUF924 family protein, which translates to MTATPMDVIGFWQAAGPQKWFTKDPRFDEAIRLRFEPVHFAAARGEYDAWRETAEGCLALLILLDQFPRNLWRGSGHAFAADPLARAVARRAVQADFDQEVEPALRPFFYLPFEHSEDPADQDLSVTLCEAHRDATGDEDTLKWAVIHRDIIARFGRFPHRNRSLGRETTAEEQAFLDDGGFSG; encoded by the coding sequence ATGACCGCGACCCCCATGGACGTCATCGGCTTCTGGCAGGCCGCAGGCCCGCAAAAGTGGTTCACCAAGGACCCTCGCTTCGACGAGGCCATCCGCCTGCGGTTCGAACCGGTGCACTTCGCCGCCGCACGGGGCGAGTACGACGCCTGGCGGGAGACGGCGGAAGGTTGCCTGGCGCTGTTGATCCTGCTGGATCAGTTCCCGCGCAACCTGTGGCGCGGCTCAGGCCACGCCTTCGCCGCCGATCCGCTGGCGCGCGCCGTGGCCCGCCGCGCGGTCCAGGCCGACTTCGACCAGGAGGTCGAGCCGGCGCTGCGGCCGTTCTTCTATCTGCCGTTCGAACATTCCGAGGACCCGGCCGATCAGGACCTGTCGGTGACCCTCTGCGAAGCCCACCGCGACGCGACGGGCGACGAGGACACCCTGAAGTGGGCCGTCATCCATCGCGACATCATCGCGCGCTTCGGCCGCTTCCCGCATCGCAACCGCAGCCTCGGCCGCGAGACCACGGCGGAGGAGCAGGCCTTCCTCGACGACGGCGGCTTCTCGGGCTGA
- a CDS encoding RcnB family protein has product MKKTLTTALVLSLMASTAAVAQPQGRGDQAQSETEQPRRGDRPSRGGDRGDRPQPGPQGPAQPEARPDRGPRPDGGGRPGGWERPQRPDRPDRPQPGGWERPDRPAQPGRPGGWDRPDRPDRPGRPDRPDRPDRPDRPDRPDRPGGGWDRPDRPSQPSQPSQPGRPGGWDRPDRPDRPGGWDRPDRPGRPGEPGRPWEPGRPGEPGRPGQPGQPGQPGRPGGWDRDNDGRPDRYPGRPGPGGWERDHDRGDRRWDGRRPGEGRQLRDRDRNRRWYDSRQWRREYHAPRRYRAPSYRYPSGWYVRHWSYGDVLPWGWFTPSYYLGWGAYGLPIPPIGTEWVRVGDDALLVDIWSGRVLAVYYGLFW; this is encoded by the coding sequence ATGAAAAAGACCCTCACCACGGCGCTGGTGCTGAGCCTGATGGCCAGCACGGCGGCGGTCGCCCAACCCCAGGGACGAGGCGACCAGGCGCAGTCGGAGACGGAGCAGCCGCGGCGCGGCGACAGGCCTTCGCGCGGCGGAGACCGTGGAGACCGGCCGCAGCCGGGGCCGCAGGGGCCGGCGCAACCCGAGGCGCGGCCGGATCGTGGACCGCGCCCTGACGGCGGCGGTCGGCCCGGCGGTTGGGAGCGGCCCCAGCGTCCGGACCGTCCCGACCGCCCGCAACCGGGCGGATGGGAGCGTCCCGATCGTCCTGCCCAGCCCGGACGTCCCGGCGGCTGGGACCGTCCGGATCGCCCCGACAGACCTGGTCGCCCTGACAGACCCGACCGTCCTGACAGACCCGACCGTCCTGACAGGCCCGACCGGCCGGGCGGCGGTTGGGATCGTCCGGATCGCCCCTCGCAACCGTCGCAACCCTCTCAGCCGGGACGGCCGGGCGGCTGGGACAGGCCGGATCGTCCGGACCGTCCGGGGGGCTGGGATCGCCCCGACCGCCCCGGCCGCCCGGGAGAACCAGGGCGTCCCTGGGAGCCCGGTCGCCCGGGAGAGCCTGGCCGTCCAGGCCAGCCGGGCCAGCCGGGTCAGCCGGGCCGCCCCGGCGGCTGGGACCGCGACAACGACGGCCGGCCGGATCGCTATCCGGGACGACCGGGACCCGGCGGCTGGGAGCGCGACCACGACCGCGGCGATCGCCGCTGGGACGGCCGGCGTCCGGGCGAGGGGCGTCAGCTCCGGGACCGCGACCGGAACCGCCGCTGGTACGACTCCCGCCAGTGGCGGCGTGAGTACCATGCGCCGCGTCGCTACCGCGCGCCGAGCTATCGCTATCCCAGCGGCTGGTACGTCCGGCACTGGTCCTACGGCGACGTCCTGCCCTGGGGCTGGTTCACGCCGAGCTACTACCTCGGCTGGGGCGCCTACGGCCTGCCGATCCCGCCGATCGGCACCGAATGGGTGCGCGTCGGCGACGACGCCCTGCTGGTCGACATCTGGAGCGGCCGCGTCCTAGCCGTCTACTACGGACTGTTCTGGTAG
- the ilvC gene encoding ketol-acid reductoisomerase gives MRVYYDRDADLARILDRKIAVVGYGSQGHAHVLNLRDSGVKNVAVALRPGSASAKKAEAEGVKVMTVAEAAAWADAIMILAPDELQRGIYENEIAPNIRDGAALLFAHGLNVHFGLIEPKSTVDVLMVAPKGPGHTVRGEYLKGGGVPCLIAVHQNATGNAMDLGLAYASAIGGGRSGIIETNFREECETDLFGEQAVLCGGLAELIRAGFETLVEAGYAPEMAYFECLHEVKLIVDLIYEGGISNMSYSISNTAEYGAYVSGPRVVTSDTKAEMKRILTDIQEGRFVRDFMQENAVGQPSFKAVRRRHAEHQIEEVGARLRGMMPWITKGQLVDKTKN, from the coding sequence ATGCGCGTCTATTACGACCGCGACGCTGATCTGGCCCGTATCCTGGACCGTAAGATCGCCGTTGTAGGCTATGGCAGCCAAGGTCACGCGCACGTCCTTAACCTTCGCGACTCCGGCGTGAAGAACGTAGCCGTAGCCCTTCGTCCCGGCTCTGCCTCGGCCAAGAAGGCCGAAGCCGAGGGCGTCAAGGTCATGACCGTCGCCGAGGCCGCCGCCTGGGCCGACGCCATCATGATCCTGGCGCCGGACGAGCTGCAGCGCGGCATCTACGAGAACGAGATCGCCCCGAACATCCGCGACGGCGCCGCCCTGCTGTTCGCCCACGGCCTGAACGTGCACTTCGGCCTGATCGAGCCGAAATCGACCGTCGACGTCCTGATGGTCGCGCCCAAGGGCCCGGGCCACACGGTGCGCGGCGAGTACCTGAAGGGCGGCGGCGTGCCCTGCCTGATCGCGGTGCATCAGAACGCCACCGGCAACGCCATGGATCTCGGCCTGGCCTACGCCTCCGCCATCGGCGGCGGCCGCTCGGGCATCATCGAGACCAACTTCCGCGAGGAGTGCGAGACCGACCTGTTCGGCGAGCAGGCCGTGCTCTGCGGCGGCCTGGCCGAACTGATCCGGGCCGGTTTCGAGACCCTGGTGGAAGCCGGCTACGCGCCGGAGATGGCCTATTTCGAGTGCCTGCACGAGGTGAAGCTGATCGTGGACCTGATCTACGAGGGCGGCATCTCGAACATGTCCTACTCGATCAGCAACACGGCCGAGTACGGCGCCTACGTCAGCGGTCCCCGCGTCGTGACCTCGGACACCAAGGCCGAGATGAAGCGGATCCTCACCGACATCCAGGAGGGCCGCTTCGTGCGCGACTTCATGCAGGAGAACGCGGTGGGCCAGCCCAGCTTCAAGGCCGTCCGCCGTCGTCACGCCGAGCATCAGATCGAAGAGGTCGGCGCCCGCCTGCGCGGCATGATGCCCTGGATCACCAAGGGCCAGCTGGTCGACAAGACCAAGAACTGA
- a CDS encoding nucleoside 2-deoxyribosyltransferase codes for MSRRVENLYLAGPEVWYPNVGAHFALRQALCEAAGFSMLLPDTSALRELEPGEVMAREIYAERVARMRKADAAIVNLTPWRGPAADPGTAFEAGFLSGLGKPVFAWMNIPAEEDAEYRDRIDAHIGAQLDEDGVWRDASGALIEDFGLPETAMLWAEARRLFVIVTPDVMDDVTGLQLCLEAVRQYAE; via the coding sequence ATGAGCCGTCGTGTCGAGAATCTGTATCTGGCCGGACCCGAGGTCTGGTACCCGAACGTCGGGGCGCACTTCGCGCTGCGCCAGGCGCTGTGCGAAGCCGCCGGCTTCTCGATGCTGCTGCCCGACACCAGCGCTCTGCGAGAGCTGGAGCCGGGCGAGGTCATGGCGCGCGAGATCTATGCCGAACGCGTGGCGCGCATGCGCAAGGCGGACGCCGCCATCGTCAACCTGACGCCCTGGCGCGGGCCGGCCGCGGATCCGGGGACGGCGTTCGAAGCGGGCTTCCTATCCGGTCTCGGCAAGCCGGTCTTCGCCTGGATGAACATCCCGGCCGAAGAGGACGCGGAGTATCGCGACCGCATCGACGCCCATATCGGCGCTCAGCTTGACGAGGACGGCGTCTGGCGCGACGCCTCTGGGGCCTTGATCGAGGACTTCGGCCTGCCCGAGACGGCGATGCTCTGGGCCGAGGCGCGGCGGCTCTTCGTGATCGTCACCCCCGACGTGATGGACGACGTCACGGGTCTGCAGCTCTGCCTGGAGGCTGTGCGGCAGTACGCCGAGTAG
- a CDS encoding SLC13 family permease, translating into MGLLPELPTISPAVLSAGLLLITLALFASDKVRHDLVAVLSLLAAVLLGLVRPGEAFAGFGDSAVITVAAVLVIGRAVELSGAATMLVRALMPRGAPLPVRIAVVLVLGAALSAFMNNIAALAITMPVMIRICRDGRMSPAIGLMPLSFATILGGMTTLIGTPANLILSSVREEQLGAPFQFFDMTLVGGAVTLVGLAYLMIAGWRLAPKRDSGAAMDEDASLRVFELWAPLNFNRRYEDVQQALREAEVSLLAVWRDHARVVLAGDDLVQPGDCLIVSARTDPWVAAKPLDLRFEARRMNTDDAATARLVVGDGSPLIGFSYGVVDAQTDGELQVIAGGDRMARERRPLRAMTLRAGDQIVVQGPAGVLAEYIRYGRLLQLDRRLTAPPKPRRAVVSVLVYAAAVVATAAFGVPAALSFVAAAGLMIVLRLLPADEVYRSIDWPVIVLLGAMIPVGKSFGDSGASEIAAAWLSHAMGDMTLFWALAAMTLATAIFSMFLNNVATAIVMGPVAMQAAVALGAPPDAFLLAVLIGASSDFLTPIGHQNNLLVMGPGGYRFLDYPRIGLLMMVLVVLTTAFVLSRVYGG; encoded by the coding sequence ATGGGGCTGCTTCCGGAACTACCGACCATATCGCCGGCCGTGCTGAGCGCCGGGCTGCTGTTGATCACGCTGGCGCTGTTCGCCAGCGACAAGGTCCGTCACGACCTGGTCGCGGTGCTGTCGTTGCTGGCGGCGGTGCTGTTGGGCCTGGTGCGGCCGGGCGAGGCGTTCGCCGGCTTCGGCGACAGCGCCGTGATCACCGTGGCGGCGGTGCTTGTGATCGGCCGGGCGGTCGAACTTTCGGGCGCGGCGACCATGCTGGTCCGGGCCCTGATGCCGCGCGGCGCGCCGCTGCCGGTGCGGATCGCGGTGGTGCTGGTTCTGGGCGCGGCGCTGTCGGCCTTCATGAACAATATCGCCGCTCTAGCGATCACCATGCCGGTGATGATCCGCATCTGCCGCGACGGCCGGATGTCGCCGGCGATCGGGCTGATGCCGCTGTCGTTCGCCACCATCCTCGGCGGAATGACCACCCTGATCGGCACGCCCGCCAACCTGATCCTGTCCTCGGTGCGCGAGGAGCAGCTTGGCGCGCCGTTCCAGTTCTTCGACATGACCCTGGTCGGCGGGGCGGTGACCCTGGTCGGGCTGGCCTATCTGATGATCGCCGGCTGGCGGCTGGCGCCCAAGCGGGACTCCGGCGCTGCGATGGACGAGGACGCCTCCCTGCGGGTGTTCGAGCTGTGGGCGCCCCTGAACTTCAATCGCCGCTACGAGGACGTGCAGCAGGCCCTGCGCGAGGCGGAGGTCTCGCTGCTGGCGGTTTGGCGCGACCATGCGCGCGTGGTGCTGGCGGGCGACGATCTCGTGCAGCCCGGCGACTGCCTGATCGTCTCGGCGCGAACTGATCCGTGGGTGGCGGCCAAGCCCCTGGATCTGCGCTTCGAGGCCCGCCGGATGAACACGGACGACGCCGCCACCGCGCGACTGGTGGTTGGCGACGGCTCGCCATTGATCGGCTTCTCCTACGGCGTCGTCGACGCCCAGACCGACGGCGAGTTGCAGGTCATCGCCGGCGGGGACCGTATGGCGCGCGAGCGGCGGCCGTTGCGCGCCATGACCCTGCGGGCCGGCGACCAGATCGTGGTGCAGGGGCCTGCCGGCGTACTGGCCGAGTACATCCGCTACGGCCGGCTGTTGCAGCTGGATCGGCGTCTGACCGCGCCGCCCAAGCCCCGGAGAGCGGTGGTCAGCGTGCTCGTCTACGCGGCCGCGGTCGTCGCCACGGCCGCGTTCGGCGTGCCGGCGGCGCTCTCCTTCGTGGCGGCGGCCGGGCTGATGATCGTGTTGCGCCTGCTCCCCGCCGACGAGGTCTATCGCTCGATCGACTGGCCGGTGATCGTGCTGCTGGGCGCGATGATCCCGGTCGGCAAGAGCTTCGGCGACAGTGGCGCGTCCGAGATCGCCGCGGCCTGGCTCAGTCACGCCATGGGCGACATGACCCTGTTCTGGGCGCTGGCGGCGATGACCCTGGCCACCGCGATCTTCTCGATGTTCCTGAACAACGTCGCCACCGCCATCGTCATGGGGCCGGTGGCGATGCAGGCGGCGGTCGCCCTGGGCGCGCCGCCGGACGCCTTCCTGCTGGCGGTGCTGATCGGAGCCTCGTCGGACTTCCTCACGCCGATCGGCCACCAGAACAACCTGCTGGTCATGGGGCCGGGCGGCTATCGCTTCCTCGACTATCCGCGCATTGGCCTGCTGATGATGGTGCTGGTGGTGCTAACCACGGCCTTCGTGCTGTCGAGAGTGTACGGCGGCTAG
- a CDS encoding tRNA1(Val) (adenine(37)-N6)-methyltransferase, whose protein sequence is MDVTEDQLLNGRVRLRQPARGYRAGMDAALLAAACDADAGGRVLEAGCGAGGALLAAATRRDAACFTGLERDPAAAALARENASLNGLSDRVEVIAGDVQAGLKALGLAPFDAVMANPPFFDDPGELRAPAPEKTGAWMADGGLAAWTGFLLKAAREGGTITVIHRADRLADLLAQLAPKAGSFRIRPVQPYADQPAKRVIVRAIKTGRAPLILLPPLVLHDRSDAKHTTEAEAILRGEAALPWT, encoded by the coding sequence ATGGATGTAACCGAGGACCAGCTGCTGAACGGAAGGGTCCGCCTTCGCCAGCCCGCGCGCGGCTATCGCGCCGGTATGGACGCGGCTCTGCTGGCGGCCGCCTGCGACGCCGACGCCGGCGGACGGGTCCTGGAGGCCGGCTGCGGCGCGGGCGGGGCGCTGCTGGCGGCGGCGACCCGACGCGACGCCGCCTGCTTCACGGGCCTGGAGCGCGACCCGGCGGCGGCGGCGCTCGCTCGCGAGAACGCGAGCTTGAACGGCCTTTCCGATCGCGTCGAAGTTATCGCGGGCGACGTTCAGGCCGGCCTCAAAGCCTTGGGCCTGGCGCCCTTCGACGCGGTGATGGCCAATCCGCCGTTCTTCGACGATCCGGGAGAGCTGCGCGCCCCGGCGCCCGAGAAGACCGGCGCCTGGATGGCCGACGGCGGGCTGGCGGCCTGGACGGGCTTCCTGCTCAAGGCCGCGCGCGAGGGCGGAACCATCACTGTGATCCACCGCGCCGACCGGCTCGCCGACCTTCTGGCGCAGCTGGCGCCCAAGGCCGGCTCCTTCCGCATCCGCCCCGTCCAACCCTACGCCGACCAGCCGGCCAAGCGAGTGATCGTGCGGGCGATCAAGACCGGCAGGGCGCCGCTGATCCTGCTGCCGCCGCTGGTCCTGCACGACCGCTCGGACGCCAAGCACACGACCGAGGCCGAGGCTATCCTCCGGGGCGAGGCCGCCCTCCCCTGGACCTAG
- a CDS encoding polyprenyl synthetase family protein: MDAASTAVARPKGSVEVLSHLAAEDIVEINNIIVARMQSPVAVIPALADHLINAGGKRLRPLLTVASARLAGARDDACLKLAAAVEFIHTATLLHDDVVDSSELRRGKVAAHLIWGAPSSVLVGDFLFAKAFELMVEAGSLRALDILARASGVISEGEVLQLTRAHDLNLSQDVYLQIISAKTAELFAAAAEAGAVSAGAPDEQIQAMRDYALNLGLAFQLADDALDYGGATADLGKNAGDDFREGKATLPLLLAIERTGAAEQGFWERTIGRREQTDADFTRACELIRKSGALESTLDLAADFADKAKTALSPMTSNSWRTALEDLADFAVSRRA, from the coding sequence TTGGACGCAGCCAGCACGGCCGTCGCCCGACCCAAGGGCTCCGTCGAGGTGCTGAGCCATCTCGCCGCCGAGGATATCGTCGAGATCAACAACATCATCGTCGCCCGGATGCAGAGCCCGGTGGCGGTGATCCCGGCCCTGGCCGATCACCTGATCAACGCCGGCGGCAAGCGCCTGCGGCCGCTGCTGACCGTGGCGAGCGCCCGGCTGGCCGGCGCCCGCGACGACGCCTGCCTGAAGCTGGCCGCGGCGGTGGAGTTCATCCACACCGCCACGCTCTTGCACGACGATGTGGTCGACTCCTCGGAACTTCGGCGCGGCAAGGTCGCCGCCCATCTGATCTGGGGCGCGCCGTCCAGCGTGCTGGTCGGCGACTTCCTGTTCGCCAAGGCTTTCGAACTGATGGTCGAGGCCGGGTCGCTGCGGGCGCTGGACATCCTGGCCCGGGCCTCGGGCGTGATCTCCGAGGGCGAGGTCCTGCAGCTGACCCGGGCTCATGACCTGAACCTGTCGCAGGACGTCTATCTGCAGATCATCAGCGCCAAGACGGCTGAGCTGTTCGCCGCCGCCGCTGAGGCGGGGGCCGTCAGCGCCGGCGCGCCGGACGAGCAGATCCAGGCGATGCGGGACTACGCCCTGAACCTGGGCCTGGCTTTCCAGCTGGCCGATGACGCGCTGGACTACGGCGGCGCCACGGCGGACCTGGGCAAGAACGCGGGCGACGACTTCCGGGAAGGCAAGGCGACCCTGCCGCTGCTGCTGGCCATCGAGCGCACGGGCGCGGCCGAGCAGGGCTTCTGGGAGCGCACCATCGGCCGACGCGAACAGACCGACGCCGACTTCACCCGCGCCTGCGAGCTGATCCGCAAGAGCGGGGCGCTGGAGTCCACGCTCGATCTCGCCGCCGACTTCGCCGACAAGGCCAAGACGGCGCTCTCGCCGATGACCTCCAACAGCTGGCGCACGGCGCTGGAGGACCTGGCCGACTTCGCCGTCAGCCGGCGCGCGTGA
- a CDS encoding glycosyltransferase family 9 protein, whose product MTRPAVGERILVIKLSALGDFIQATGPMKAIRAAHPDAHIVLLTTKPYVGMGQATGWFDEVWSDGRPSWSDLPAVWRLLRRLRAARFDRVYDLQTQSRTVRYFQLLWPNRPAWSGNAPGAVFHYGGAERDRLHIQDSQRNQLTIAGIADVGPPDISWLNGQDGKFDLSAPYALLAPGGAPHRPAKRWPADRFGALAARLLGRGITPAVLGHGAEEQALADVILAAAPGAVSLVGKTSLGDIASLARGAALAVGNDTGPMHVVIAAGCPGVVLFSRDSNPALSAPRPIRPDQPVEILREPDLADLAVDPVWAAAETIRSR is encoded by the coding sequence GTGACGCGGCCCGCCGTGGGCGAGCGCATCCTGGTCATCAAGCTGTCGGCGCTGGGCGACTTCATCCAGGCGACCGGGCCGATGAAGGCGATCCGCGCCGCCCATCCCGACGCCCATATCGTGCTGCTGACCACCAAGCCCTATGTCGGGATGGGACAGGCCACGGGCTGGTTCGACGAGGTCTGGAGCGACGGCCGTCCCAGCTGGTCGGACCTGCCGGCCGTCTGGCGGCTGCTGCGCCGACTGCGCGCCGCGCGGTTCGACCGTGTCTACGATCTGCAGACCCAGAGCCGCACGGTCCGTTACTTCCAGCTGCTCTGGCCGAACCGACCGGCCTGGTCGGGCAACGCGCCGGGCGCGGTCTTCCACTACGGCGGCGCCGAGCGGGACCGGCTCCACATCCAGGATTCACAGCGCAACCAGCTCACCATCGCCGGGATCGCCGACGTCGGGCCGCCCGACATCAGCTGGCTGAACGGACAGGACGGCAAGTTCGATCTTTCCGCGCCTTATGCGCTGTTGGCGCCGGGCGGCGCGCCGCACCGGCCGGCCAAGCGCTGGCCGGCGGATCGTTTCGGCGCGCTGGCGGCGCGGCTGCTGGGGCGGGGGATCACGCCGGCGGTTCTGGGCCACGGCGCCGAGGAGCAGGCCCTGGCCGACGTGATCCTGGCCGCGGCGCCCGGCGCGGTCAGCCTGGTCGGCAAGACCTCGCTCGGCGACATCGCCAGCCTGGCGCGGGGCGCGGCCCTGGCGGTCGGCAACGACACCGGTCCGATGCATGTGGTGATCGCCGCCGGCTGCCCGGGCGTGGTGCTGTTCTCGCGCGACAGCAACCCGGCCCTCAGCGCCCCGCGCCCGATCCGGCCGGACCAGCCGGTCGAGATCCTGCGCGAACCGGATCTCGCTGACCTGGCCGTCGATCCCGTCTGGGCGGCGGCGGAGACGATCAGAAGCCGGTGA
- a CDS encoding CcdB family protein, translating into MATLVTRQFDIIRNPDGARRSIVPYILVLQSHYAPMATTIVAPIRRKTHAEGHAEIEVPISVQNEDCAVMVAELAHLPSRMLGRSIDNLSRQEDDIRRALDRLFTGF; encoded by the coding sequence ATGGCGACGCTGGTGACGCGCCAGTTCGACATCATCCGAAACCCGGACGGAGCGCGGCGGTCGATCGTTCCCTACATCCTCGTTCTACAATCGCACTACGCGCCCATGGCGACCACAATCGTCGCGCCAATCCGTCGGAAGACCCACGCCGAGGGCCATGCCGAGATCGAAGTGCCGATTAGCGTGCAAAATGAAGACTGCGCGGTGATGGTCGCCGAGCTCGCCCACCTGCCCTCACGCATGCTGGGCCGGTCGATCGACAATCTTTCCCGCCAGGAGGACGACATCCGCCGGGCGCTGGACCGGCTGTTCACCGGCTTCTGA
- a CDS encoding type II toxin-antitoxin system CcdA family antitoxin, giving the protein MDRPEAPAPSIDPELLEQAARLGLDTTGWTERDLRLHLQKVDPAGGEARAKRWADENAEAIRRHGERIEREGCFGEEWRRW; this is encoded by the coding sequence ATGGACAGGCCCGAGGCCCCCGCCCCGTCGATCGATCCCGAGCTGCTGGAACAGGCGGCCCGGCTGGGTCTCGACACGACCGGCTGGACGGAGCGCGACCTGCGGCTTCACCTGCAAAAGGTCGATCCGGCGGGCGGCGAGGCGCGTGCGAAGCGCTGGGCCGACGAGAACGCCGAGGCGATCCGCCGGCACGGCGAACGGATCGAACGAGAAGGCTGTTTCGGCGAGGAATGGCGACGCTGGTGA
- a CDS encoding GNAT family N-acetyltransferase: MQDVVNIARVVETLPDEFEVILADAASEGVRNMALLARQWASGEQRFEEPGALFAARVGGALAGVGGVSPETGPGEPAMRMRRLYVRPDFRRMGVARALAGAMMQQGFQAAPRLTVNAAASVAAGPFWAAMGFEPSDRRDATHIARL, encoded by the coding sequence ATGCAAGACGTGGTGAACATCGCGCGGGTTGTCGAGACTCTGCCGGATGAATTCGAGGTCATCCTGGCGGACGCGGCGTCCGAAGGCGTCCGCAACATGGCCCTGCTCGCGCGGCAGTGGGCGAGCGGAGAACAGCGCTTCGAGGAGCCGGGCGCGCTGTTCGCGGCGCGGGTGGGCGGCGCCCTGGCCGGGGTCGGCGGCGTCTCGCCGGAAACCGGTCCGGGCGAACCGGCCATGCGGATGCGTCGGCTCTACGTCCGGCCGGACTTCCGGCGGATGGGCGTCGCGCGGGCGCTGGCCGGGGCGATGATGCAGCAGGGCTTCCAGGCCGCGCCGCGGCTGACCGTCAACGCGGCCGCCTCGGTGGCCGCTGGACCGTTCTGGGCGGCGATGGGTTTCGAGCCGTCGGACCGCCGGGACGCCACCCACATCGCGAGATTGTAG
- a CDS encoding YccF domain-containing protein: MRLLLNILWFIFGGWLSGLLWLLGGALLAITVVGLPYTGAAWRIAGFAFWPYGKEIVSRDVLNGQGDLGTGPVGCVLNVIWFVLGGWYIALSHLLIALAEAISIIGIPFAIKDLQLAAVAVAPIGKVVVKKP; the protein is encoded by the coding sequence TTGAGACTGCTGCTCAACATCCTGTGGTTCATTTTCGGCGGCTGGCTGTCGGGCCTGCTGTGGCTGCTCGGCGGCGCGCTGCTGGCGATCACCGTCGTGGGGCTGCCGTATACCGGCGCGGCCTGGCGGATCGCGGGCTTCGCCTTCTGGCCGTACGGCAAGGAGATCGTCTCGCGCGATGTGCTGAACGGGCAGGGCGACCTCGGCACCGGGCCGGTCGGCTGCGTGCTGAACGTGATCTGGTTCGTGCTCGGCGGCTGGTACATCGCCCTGTCGCACCTGCTGATCGCCCTGGCGGAGGCCATCAGCATCATCGGCATCCCCTTCGCTATCAAGGACCTGCAGCTGGCCGCCGTGGCCGTGGCGCCGATCGGCAAGGTCGTTGTCAAGAAGCCCTAG